The uncultured Cohaesibacter sp. genome window below encodes:
- a CDS encoding methyl-accepting chemotaxis protein, with protein sequence MGDYQLAVSDNLGAQAGSPSGAGLLSRFKIGQRIYGGFLAQILLMVILSAMCVLAFRDQAEKFSLYSDMASDASLVESLSSEVVRTRLAQKSYFETSADAEKAAFAGQYQTVSDLMKEAKVAIQNPERVSHLKTIDEALSVYKSGVDEVSSLIDRRNVLVYDQLGPIGLKMQENLTLIRSGAFTAGDFESASFAGTAQEHLLLARLYVMKFLDDSGRESMQRANDELLAFDKALAELKASLSNPDRRKLLADTEGLTKDYEKSAVELEKVITNRNAILKGKLNKSTDTIFSSTEATAASAEKDDLAMREAFNANLAKAETNLLIVSSIALLVGALFAYVITRGITRPVNDLTASMGRLARDDVQSEIPGQGRKDELGMMAAAVEFFRQKIIKGKELEAEQVEMKRRSEEEKRKIMMQMADEFERQVGSIVQAVSSNSVELNASAQSMTDVSRLTLEQATQAASSSQQTTSSVQTIATATEEMTSTIAEISHQVAIASQSATEAVTKVRTTNEQMATLLDSASRIGNVVEMISTIAEQTNLLALNATIESARAGEAGKGFAVVAGEVKALAGQTARATEEIVKQISEVQAATKQSSDSMNDVSQVIQHLNEISAAIAAAMEEQNVAINEVASNIHQAAQGSELVNQNIFEVNKASQEAGSASSQVLASSQELSEQAEMLRSEVDKFIDQVRAG encoded by the coding sequence ATGGGCGACTATCAGCTAGCAGTATCAGACAATCTTGGCGCACAGGCAGGCTCGCCAAGCGGGGCCGGGCTCTTGTCCCGATTCAAGATCGGACAGCGGATTTATGGCGGATTCCTTGCCCAGATCCTGCTGATGGTCATCCTGTCGGCCATGTGTGTTCTGGCCTTCCGCGACCAGGCCGAGAAATTTTCTCTCTATAGCGACATGGCCTCCGATGCCAGTCTGGTCGAAAGCCTGAGTTCGGAAGTGGTCAGGACGAGACTCGCACAGAAGAGCTACTTCGAGACGTCGGCCGATGCCGAGAAGGCCGCATTCGCCGGCCAGTATCAGACTGTTTCGGATCTGATGAAGGAAGCAAAGGTCGCCATCCAGAATCCCGAACGGGTTTCCCATCTCAAGACCATCGATGAGGCTCTCTCGGTCTACAAGTCCGGCGTCGACGAGGTGTCCAGCCTGATTGATCGCCGCAATGTGCTGGTTTATGACCAGTTGGGGCCGATCGGCCTCAAGATGCAGGAGAACCTGACGCTCATTCGCTCTGGCGCCTTCACTGCGGGTGACTTTGAATCCGCCAGTTTTGCCGGCACGGCGCAGGAACACCTGCTGCTTGCCCGCCTCTATGTGATGAAGTTCCTTGATGACAGCGGTCGCGAGTCGATGCAGCGAGCCAATGACGAGTTGCTCGCATTCGACAAGGCGCTCGCCGAGCTGAAGGCGTCGCTGTCCAATCCCGACCGCAGAAAGCTGCTTGCGGATACGGAAGGTCTGACCAAGGACTATGAAAAGTCGGCCGTCGAGCTTGAAAAGGTGATCACCAATCGGAACGCTATTCTGAAAGGCAAACTGAACAAGAGCACGGACACTATCTTTTCCTCGACTGAGGCAACAGCGGCCTCGGCTGAAAAAGACGATCTGGCCATGCGTGAAGCTTTCAACGCCAACCTTGCCAAGGCTGAAACCAACTTGCTGATCGTTTCGTCCATCGCCCTTCTGGTCGGTGCCCTGTTTGCCTATGTGATCACGCGAGGAATTACCCGGCCGGTGAATGATCTGACAGCCTCCATGGGGCGTCTGGCACGGGACGATGTGCAATCCGAGATTCCCGGTCAGGGGCGCAAGGATGAACTGGGCATGATGGCCGCAGCGGTCGAATTCTTCCGTCAGAAAATCATCAAGGGCAAGGAGCTGGAAGCCGAACAGGTGGAAATGAAGCGCCGCTCGGAAGAGGAAAAGCGCAAGATCATGATGCAGATGGCCGACGAGTTTGAACGGCAGGTCGGCTCCATCGTACAGGCAGTTTCATCCAATTCGGTCGAACTGAATGCCAGCGCCCAGTCGATGACCGATGTCAGCCGCTTGACTTTGGAACAGGCAACGCAGGCTGCCTCCTCCTCGCAGCAAACCACCAGCAGCGTGCAGACGATTGCCACCGCGACCGAGGAAATGACGAGCACCATTGCCGAGATTTCTCATCAGGTCGCCATTGCCTCGCAGTCTGCAACCGAAGCCGTCACCAAGGTCCGGACGACCAACGAACAGATGGCAACGTTGCTCGACAGTGCATCCCGGATCGGCAACGTGGTGGAAATGATCTCGACGATTGCCGAGCAGACCAATCTGCTGGCGCTCAACGCCACCATCGAGTCGGCGCGGGCCGGAGAAGCGGGCAAGGGATTTGCCGTCGTCGCAGGCGAAGTGAAGGCATTGGCCGGGCAAACGGCCAGGGCAACCGAGGAAATCGTCAAGCAGATCTCCGAGGTGCAGGCCGCGACCAAGCAGTCATCGGACTCGATGAATGACGTCAGTCAGGTCATCCAGCATCTCAATGAAATCTCGGCGGCGATTGCGGCAGCCATGGAAGAACAGAATGTGGCCATCAATGAGGTCGCATCCAATATCCATCAGGCCGCCCAAGGGTCCGAGCTTGTGAACCAGAATATCTTCGAGGTGAACAAGGCCTCACAGGAAGCGGGCAGTGCGTCCAGTCAGGTTCTGGCCTCCTCGCAAGAGCTTTCCGAACAGGCCGAAATGCTCCGCTCCGAGGTCGACAAATTCATCGATCAGGTGCGCGCAGGCTAG
- the ugpC gene encoding sn-glycerol-3-phosphate ABC transporter ATP-binding protein UgpC, which produces MSGVELKNVVKTFGDIKVIHGVDLTVEDGEFCVFVGPSGCGKSTLMRLVAGLETITDGTIRIGERDVTKLDPALRGVAMVFQTYALYPHMTVEENMSFGLRMNGVPKDEIRRKVSEASRILKLDDYLKRKPKALSGGQRQRVAIGRTIVRGPEVFLFDEPLSNLDAELRVEMRVEIARLHKELGATMIYVTHDQVEAMTLADKIVVLRDGRIEQIGKPLDLYDDPDNRFVAGFIGSPSMNFLAADVREGAIQSPALDQRLDFPSGKPADGTRLEVGIRPEHLSIDGNGTYFRIDLIERLGGVSYVYLTGQQGERVIVEEGGSSRLQEHDQVGLAFDPADLRFFDADSGSRIR; this is translated from the coding sequence ATGTCTGGTGTAGAGTTGAAGAATGTGGTCAAGACATTCGGGGACATCAAGGTCATTCACGGCGTCGATCTGACGGTTGAGGACGGCGAATTCTGCGTCTTTGTCGGCCCGTCAGGCTGCGGCAAATCCACCCTGATGCGTCTGGTTGCCGGTCTTGAAACCATCACCGACGGCACGATCCGCATCGGCGAGCGCGATGTTACAAAGCTCGACCCGGCGCTGCGCGGAGTGGCCATGGTGTTCCAGACCTACGCGCTCTACCCGCACATGACGGTCGAGGAGAACATGAGCTTTGGCCTCAGGATGAATGGCGTGCCCAAGGACGAGATCCGCCGCAAGGTGTCCGAAGCCAGCCGCATTCTCAAGCTCGACGACTATCTCAAGCGCAAGCCAAAGGCGCTGTCCGGCGGGCAGCGCCAGCGGGTGGCAATCGGACGCACCATCGTGCGGGGACCGGAGGTCTTCCTGTTCGATGAGCCGCTGTCAAACCTTGATGCGGAGTTGCGGGTGGAAATGCGCGTCGAGATTGCCCGGTTGCACAAGGAACTGGGCGCCACCATGATCTATGTGACCCACGATCAGGTCGAGGCAATGACGCTGGCTGACAAGATCGTCGTGCTGCGTGACGGCCGGATCGAGCAGATCGGCAAGCCGCTGGATCTTTATGACGATCCGGACAACCGGTTCGTGGCAGGATTCATCGGCTCTCCATCGATGAATTTCCTCGCCGCAGACGTGAGAGAAGGGGCCATTCAGTCCCCTGCCCTCGACCAGCGCCTCGATTTTCCCTCGGGCAAGCCAGCGGACGGCACGAGACTGGAAGTCGGCATCAGGCCGGAACATCTGTCAATTGACGGGAATGGCACCTATTTCAGGATCGACCTCATCGAACGCCTCGGCGGGGTATCCTATGTCTATCTGACGGGACAGCAAGGTGAGCGTGTGATCGTTGAAGAAGGCGGGAGCAGCCGATTGCAGGAGCACGACCAGGTCGGGCTGGCCTTTGATCCGGCTGACTTGCGCTTCTTCGACGCAGACAGTGGCTCCCGTATCCGCTGA
- a CDS encoding cellulase family glycosylhydrolase, whose amino-acid sequence MNSNLFSPWTRDRAQAWWQGQGWPCGFNYLPSSAVNFLEMWMADHFDEEEIARELKWAADIGFNSVRTNLHYLVWKHDRDGQIARLETFLRLADECGLSTMPVLFDDCGFGGAEPVYGPQPEPVPGIHNSRAVASPGRAAVMDRSLWPDFEAYVKDIISQFADDDRILMWDLYNEPGNRMIFSPDGSFSEYDPALGPQSEALMAASFDWARSVAPSQPLTVGAWRTPAADERVPPYDNSTDQLALALSDVVTFHAYCDLEHLERYVADLAPHGRPLLCTEWMARSVGSRFDALLPYFHDTKIGCYNWGMIKGRTQTNLPWPNSLTSHHGADDTADATAEWFHDVLYADGTPYDESETALISRLCGKTAA is encoded by the coding sequence ATGAACAGCAATCTTTTTTCTCCCTGGACCAGAGACAGGGCACAGGCATGGTGGCAAGGTCAGGGCTGGCCATGCGGTTTCAACTATCTGCCCTCCAGCGCCGTCAATTTCCTCGAAATGTGGATGGCAGATCACTTTGATGAGGAGGAGATTGCGCGAGAGCTGAAATGGGCCGCCGATATCGGCTTCAATTCGGTCCGCACCAACCTGCACTATCTGGTCTGGAAACATGACAGAGATGGGCAGATTGCACGCCTTGAGACCTTCCTCCGGCTTGCGGACGAATGCGGCCTCTCGACGATGCCGGTGCTGTTCGATGATTGCGGCTTTGGCGGTGCCGAACCTGTGTATGGTCCGCAGCCCGAGCCGGTTCCCGGCATCCACAACAGCCGTGCCGTGGCCAGTCCCGGTAGGGCGGCGGTGATGGACCGGAGCCTCTGGCCCGACTTCGAGGCCTATGTCAAGGACATCATCAGCCAGTTTGCCGATGACGACCGCATCCTGATGTGGGATCTCTACAACGAACCCGGAAACCGCATGATCTTTTCCCCCGATGGCTCATTCAGCGAATATGACCCGGCACTGGGGCCCCAGAGCGAAGCTCTGATGGCGGCCTCCTTCGACTGGGCGCGGTCGGTTGCACCATCCCAGCCGCTGACCGTTGGCGCGTGGCGGACACCGGCGGCGGACGAACGGGTTCCTCCTTACGACAATTCGACCGACCAGCTGGCGCTGGCGCTGTCCGATGTCGTCACCTTCCATGCCTATTGCGATCTCGAGCATCTTGAGCGCTATGTGGCCGACCTTGCTCCCCATGGCCGCCCGCTGCTCTGCACCGAATGGATGGCACGATCGGTGGGAAGCCGCTTCGATGCGCTCCTGCCCTACTTCCATGACACGAAAATCGGCTGCTATAACTGGGGCATGATCAAGGGACGTACTCAGACCAATCTGCCCTGGCCGAACAGCCTGACCAGCCACCATGGCGCTGATGACACTGCGGACGCCACTGCCGAATGGTTTCATGACGTGCTCTACGCCGATGGTACCCCGTATGACGAGAGCGAGACGGCGCTGATCAGCCGTCTCTGTGGCAAGACCGCGGCGTAA
- a CDS encoding extracellular solute-binding protein — protein MKQIILATMLAAGFASPVMAEDISLGRFFGACENAGSDTKTSVGEPCIIQSIINAASEQIDGVTVNTLPTDWGNYYDQLKAAYAGKTPPNVHVMHRYRVAEFAGTGALADLTDDLAGAGIDISDWEAAAKAGVSYNGKIYGVPMDFHANLWHVNMDIMQQAGLVKDGKPVLPTSVDELMAQAKQVKEKTGKEYLIGDFSQYETGVRVIMSLIWQQGADLYDGDKATVNTPEAKAAIKVLTDLFAAGYADPKYNYTDSQQAFLNGEGAVLINGTWVVDYYDAQAADPAVALKNYYAATFPILFKDKAAWAGSHMWAIPAMLKQNDPAKYAAALKVLAFINDHDGDWARTGHMAVRKSVLASDAYKALPHRTEYADTAGLARTMPPSKHYGAIQDTLNREFQAIWLTNKDVDAALSDAELDIQDLLDR, from the coding sequence ATGAAACAGATCATTCTAGCCACCATGCTGGCAGCCGGGTTCGCCTCGCCAGTCATGGCCGAGGACATTTCCCTTGGCCGCTTCTTTGGTGCCTGCGAGAATGCCGGCTCCGACACCAAGACATCGGTCGGAGAGCCCTGCATCATCCAGTCGATCATCAACGCGGCCAGCGAGCAGATTGATGGCGTAACCGTCAACACCCTGCCCACCGACTGGGGTAACTATTACGACCAGCTCAAGGCTGCCTACGCCGGCAAGACGCCACCGAATGTTCACGTCATGCACCGCTATCGGGTGGCCGAATTTGCAGGAACCGGCGCGCTTGCAGACCTGACCGACGATCTGGCTGGCGCCGGAATCGACATTTCCGACTGGGAAGCCGCCGCCAAGGCCGGCGTTTCCTACAATGGCAAGATCTATGGCGTACCGATGGATTTCCACGCCAACCTCTGGCATGTCAACATGGACATCATGCAGCAGGCCGGGCTGGTCAAGGACGGCAAGCCGGTGCTGCCAACCTCGGTTGACGAGTTGATGGCACAGGCCAAACAGGTCAAGGAAAAGACCGGCAAGGAATATCTGATCGGCGACTTCTCGCAGTATGAAACCGGCGTCCGCGTCATCATGAGCCTGATCTGGCAGCAGGGTGCCGACCTCTACGATGGCGACAAGGCCACGGTCAACACACCGGAAGCCAAGGCCGCCATCAAGGTGCTGACCGATCTGTTCGCCGCAGGTTATGCCGACCCGAAATACAATTACACCGACAGCCAGCAGGCCTTCCTCAATGGCGAGGGCGCGGTTCTGATCAACGGCACATGGGTTGTCGACTATTATGACGCGCAGGCAGCCGATCCGGCGGTTGCTCTCAAGAACTACTATGCCGCCACCTTCCCGATCCTGTTCAAGGACAAGGCCGCATGGGCTGGCAGCCACATGTGGGCTATCCCTGCCATGCTGAAACAGAATGATCCTGCCAAATATGCCGCAGCCCTCAAGGTTCTGGCCTTCATCAACGACCATGACGGCGACTGGGCTCGCACCGGTCACATGGCCGTTCGCAAGTCGGTTCTTGCCAGCGACGCCTACAAGGCCCTGCCGCATCGCACCGAATATGCCGATACCGCCGGTCTTGCCAGAACGATGCCTCCGTCCAAGCATTATGGTGCCATTCAGGACACGCTCAACCGGGAATTCCAGGCCATCTGGCTGACCAACAAGGATGTTGACGCGGCCCTCTCCGACGCAGAGCTGGACATTCAGGACCTGCTGGACCGCTAG
- a CDS encoding carbohydrate ABC transporter permease: MQSNRSYYWLVTLISLPAFLWLVPTLWMLSLSFQPNDVLARTTSSTFFGLIPLPFTLDNYAALFSYGQTPVWFLNSTIVAVGMTLAVLFVSTTAGYALARLSFPGKNTVIVFCLVGLMVPEQAVFIPLYTMFADFGWHNSYHALILPRVAVPIGVFLMMQFFKAIPRDIEEAARLDGVSWLQIFWHVMLPLARPAMTTLAILTFLYAWNDYLWPLVSAQKREMFTITLGLASIQTNFAQSEGLGRIMASGVIATLPVVVLFLLFQRYVVQAMTAGGTKG, from the coding sequence ATGCAATCCAATCGCTCCTACTACTGGCTGGTGACGCTCATCTCCCTTCCCGCCTTTCTCTGGCTGGTACCCACCCTGTGGATGCTGTCGCTGTCGTTCCAGCCCAATGACGTCTTGGCGCGAACCACGTCCTCGACCTTCTTCGGCCTCATCCCGCTTCCCTTCACGCTCGACAATTATGCCGCGTTGTTTTCTTATGGCCAGACGCCGGTCTGGTTTCTCAATTCGACCATTGTTGCCGTCGGCATGACGCTGGCAGTGCTGTTTGTCTCGACAACGGCAGGCTATGCACTGGCCCGCCTGTCCTTTCCGGGCAAGAATACTGTGATCGTCTTTTGCCTTGTCGGACTGATGGTGCCCGAACAGGCGGTGTTCATTCCGCTCTATACGATGTTTGCCGATTTCGGCTGGCACAACAGCTATCATGCGCTCATCCTGCCGCGGGTTGCCGTGCCCATCGGAGTGTTCCTGATGATGCAGTTCTTCAAGGCCATCCCGCGCGACATCGAAGAGGCGGCAAGGCTGGACGGGGTCAGCTGGTTGCAGATTTTCTGGCATGTAATGCTGCCGCTCGCGCGCCCTGCCATGACCACCCTTGCCATTCTGACGTTTCTCTATGCCTGGAACGACTATCTGTGGCCGCTCGTCTCGGCCCAGAAACGGGAAATGTTCACCATCACCCTGGGGCTTGCCTCGATCCAGACCAATTTCGCCCAGTCAGAAGGCCTCGGCCGGATCATGGCGTCCGGCGTCATCGCCACGTTGCCCGTGGTGGTGCTGTTCCTGCTGTTCCAGCGCTATGTGGTTCAGGCGATGACGGCGGGAGGCACCAAGGGGTAG
- a CDS encoding sugar ABC transporter permease, translating to MAGYGWSGKRLGQKSSAALLLTPFVVAYLAFLVVPFLNGIWISLHNWNLMAVAFDPNAKEFVGLRNYERILWGKNIVWSPVANPLVQWSSAFVLVSTLLLTAFGKISRGTALLVGSVALILFVACGFHPGAGGRWYDRRFWPTVGNTILFVALTVPSITIISLSLAVLVNRESRAMAVFRTIFFLSQVLSVTVVTLIWQLLFSPRQGLIANVITLFGGSPIHWLTDERFAMAAIVITTVWWSLGIAMILFLAGLQDISRDIYEAAALDNAKGWRAFRHITLPNLKRTITLVVVLQIILHFQVFGQSHLMTGGGPNDTTQTLVRYIYQTGFRDSELGRATTMAVFLFIIMGAFSLVQFLLGREEKD from the coding sequence GTGGCGGGTTATGGATGGTCAGGCAAGCGGCTGGGGCAAAAGTCCTCAGCGGCACTGTTGCTGACGCCTTTTGTCGTGGCCTACCTGGCTTTTCTGGTCGTCCCGTTTCTCAACGGGATCTGGATCAGCCTCCATAACTGGAATCTGATGGCCGTCGCCTTCGATCCCAATGCAAAGGAATTCGTCGGTCTGCGCAACTATGAGCGCATTCTCTGGGGCAAAAACATCGTCTGGTCGCCAGTCGCAAATCCGCTTGTCCAGTGGAGCTCAGCTTTCGTGCTTGTGTCAACCCTGTTGCTCACGGCCTTTGGCAAAATCAGCCGCGGAACAGCTCTTCTGGTTGGCTCGGTTGCGCTCATCCTGTTTGTTGCCTGCGGCTTCCATCCGGGAGCTGGCGGGCGATGGTATGATCGCCGGTTCTGGCCAACGGTTGGGAACACCATTCTGTTTGTCGCCCTCACCGTGCCGTCCATCACCATCATCTCCCTCAGTCTTGCTGTTCTGGTCAACCGCGAGAGCCGGGCAATGGCTGTCTTCCGCACCATTTTCTTTCTCTCCCAAGTGCTGTCGGTCACAGTGGTCACACTGATCTGGCAATTGCTGTTCTCGCCACGACAGGGACTGATTGCCAATGTCATCACCCTGTTTGGCGGGTCGCCCATCCACTGGCTGACCGACGAACGTTTTGCCATGGCCGCCATCGTCATCACAACCGTGTGGTGGTCGCTGGGCATTGCCATGATCCTGTTTCTGGCCGGTCTGCAGGATATTTCCCGCGACATCTATGAAGCTGCCGCCCTCGACAACGCCAAGGGCTGGCGCGCCTTCCGCCACATCACGCTGCCGAACCTTAAGCGCACGATCACTCTGGTGGTGGTGTTGCAGATCATCCTGCATTTTCAGGTCTTCGGCCAGTCGCATCTGATGACCGGTGGCGGCCCTAACGATACCACCCAGACCCTCGTGCGCTACATCTACCAGACCGGATTCAGGGATAGCGAGCTGGGCCGGGCGACAACCATGGCGGTCTTCCTGTTTATCATAATGGGAGCCTTTTCGCTGGTGCAGTTCCTGCTCGGACGGGAGGAGAAAGACTGA
- a CDS encoding LacI family DNA-binding transcriptional regulator — translation MEEKPGAKAVRVTMGDVALAAGVSQSTVSFVLNGVEDMRISSETRAKVLQAVRDLGYRPRSAGRPPKGVGTTVIGLIVDEIVTSPFAAISIDAIQATAWKENVIVETVMTGGDKEYERAILRKWAADRVRGVIYSSILTHVVSSPDLLLNHKCILMNCYDKQGRFPAIVPAERRGGEAAAKVLIEAGHKRIAFIKGEPWMDASKMREEGFERAMHAADVAIDPDLIMEGNLLPSGGRTATLALMALPNPPEAIFCANDLTAVGCYEALKELGLKVGVDVAVVGYDDQEIAQHLHPTLTTVLLPHAEMGQLAAEMILADDEIAVKETRVPCPLVPRHSHMRMRT, via the coding sequence ATGGAGGAAAAGCCAGGTGCAAAAGCGGTGCGCGTGACGATGGGAGACGTGGCTCTGGCTGCAGGTGTCTCGCAATCGACGGTGTCCTTTGTGCTGAACGGCGTCGAGGACATGCGAATCAGCAGTGAGACGCGGGCCAAGGTGTTGCAGGCTGTTCGCGATCTGGGATATCGCCCCAGAAGCGCCGGGCGCCCGCCCAAGGGCGTGGGGACTACTGTCATCGGCCTGATTGTCGACGAAATCGTCACCAGCCCCTTTGCGGCCATCTCCATTGATGCCATTCAGGCCACGGCCTGGAAGGAAAATGTCATCGTCGAAACGGTTATGACCGGCGGTGATAAGGAATATGAGCGGGCGATCCTGCGCAAGTGGGCCGCAGACCGGGTGCGGGGTGTCATCTACAGCTCGATCCTGACCCATGTGGTTTCTTCCCCTGACCTGCTGCTCAATCACAAATGCATCCTGATGAACTGCTACGACAAGCAGGGCCGTTTCCCGGCCATCGTTCCGGCCGAGCGGCGCGGTGGCGAAGCTGCGGCCAAGGTGCTGATAGAGGCAGGCCACAAGCGCATTGCCTTCATCAAGGGGGAACCGTGGATGGATGCCTCCAAGATGCGCGAGGAGGGATTCGAGCGGGCGATGCATGCCGCCGATGTGGCGATTGACCCGGATCTGATCATGGAGGGCAATCTGCTGCCATCGGGTGGCCGCACGGCGACGCTGGCACTGATGGCGCTGCCCAATCCGCCAGAGGCGATCTTCTGCGCCAACGATCTGACCGCTGTCGGCTGTTATGAGGCCCTCAAGGAACTGGGGCTGAAAGTCGGTGTCGATGTTGCGGTGGTCGGCTATGACGATCAGGAAATTGCCCAACATCTGCACCCCACCCTGACCACGGTGCTGCTGCCCCATGCCGAAATGGGCCAGCTCGCCGCCGAGATGATTCTGGCCGATGATGAGATTGCCGTGAAGGAAACACGGGTTCCCTGTCCGCTGGTGCCGCGCCATTCCCATATGCGGATGCGCACCTGA